Genomic DNA from Thermosipho ferrireducens:
ACAAAAAATTTGAATTTTTCATATGGGACATTTTCAGTAAAAAATATTAATATTTCTGTTAAAAAGGGAAGTTTTGTGGGAATAATCGGTCCTAATGGAGCGGGAAAATCCACAATTTTAAAGCTTATTTCAAGGATATTAAAATGTGACGATGGAACAATAGAAGTTTTTGGAAATGATATCAGCCATATATCACGTAGAAAGTTAGCAAGTTACATTTCTTTTGTAAGGCAGGAATTTTCTCCAGCTTTTGAATTTAAAGTCAGGGAAATAGTAGAGATGGGAGGACTTCATAGAAAAAGAAGTTTTTTTTCAGGCTATGAAAATAAGAATAAACTGGAAGAAGCTCTTGGGCTTGTGGAATTGTCAGATTTCAAAGAGCGGTATTTTTCGACTCTTAGCGGTGGGGAGCAAAGAAGAGTTTTAATTGCCAGAGCACTATATCAAGGGTCGCCTATAATTATAGTCGATGAGCTTACTGCCCATCTTGATATATCTCAAGCGATTCACATAGCAGAAATATTAAAAAAACTTACAGATTCTGGAAAAAGTGTTCTTGCAGCTTTTCATAATATCAATATTGCTGCAAAGTATTGTGATTACATCTATGGGTTAAAGGATGGCAAACTTTGTTTAGAGGGTGTCCCGCATAAGGTTATCACTTCAGAGAATTTTAAATTGCTCTATAATTCTAAGGTAGAAGTTATTTATCATCCGAAAAATAACTATCCAGTGGTTCTTTATTAAACCAGGTTATGTAAAAGCTCGCCGAACTTTGTATACATTCCTTCGCAGGCTTCTAAAAGGCTCCCTTTTAAGGAAAATGATTCATTTAGAACGAGTTCTATTTTTTTCGCAGCATCTAAAATATCAAAAGCAAATCCAGGATAAACAGGCAAATATGGTGTAATGAATCTTCTAAATTTCTCATCCTTCACAGAAATAAATGGAATATCAAAATATGCCGCGGTTAGTGAACCATGAAACCTTTCACTGATTATAACTGAGGCTTTTGTAATTTTTTCTATAGCTTCTTCGGGCTTTGAGAAAGACATATTTAGTCCTTTTATGGAAAAATTGGCCAGCCTTTTCGCAAGAATTTCATCTTCCGGAGCAAATGGTAAGAATATTATATTTTTAAATCCCAGGTGTTTTAAATTAAGAAGAACGGGAATATAGCTTCTAAATTTTCTGGGAATGATAACAGCCGTATCAGTTCTTTTTGAAGGAGTAATATCTAACTTTGATAAAAATCTTATGGCTGGATCTGTTGCTAAAAAGGTATGTGAATTATGCTGTGAAGCATATTTAGAAGAAACTGGATCCCTGGCAAAAATATAAAGTTTTTTTTGTTTTAAGAGTCTTTTTAATAGTAACATACTGAGTTTTTTTCTCACAGGTCCAAAACTGTTTCCAAAAAATATTACTGGTTTCCTCATTAGAAGTGAAAACTCAAAAATGCTATAGTAGTAAAAAAAGCTTTTAAAACTGGTCTTATCCTGGAGCACACCTCCACCGCCGCAGATTATAGCGTCAGCTTTCAAAATATTTTCGAAAAGTTTTAATATATTAAAACGATTGAATTGCTTTTGATTCAATATTTTTTCTTTAGGTACTGGTATATTCACATTAAAACCCTGAGATAACAAAAAATCTTTTATTGTACTTACCATCATTTCGTCTCCGAGATTACCAAAGCCATAATATCCTATTAAGAGTAAATTCTTCAAGGATTTGTCACCCCTTCTGGAGAAATATTACAATGTAAAGTATAACACATTGGGGGAAAAGATATGATAAGAAATATTTCTGAACATGTGTATGTTATTGAAAATGAAATAGCTTCAAACAGCACGCTGGTTATAGGAAAATCTGGATGTATTTTAATAGATACTACTCTTTTTCCTGAAAAGGCAAAAAAAATAAAAGATTTTGCAAAAGAGATTAGTGGGAAAAGGATAGAGTTAGTTATAAACACACATTATCATCCTGATCACACATTTGGGAATCATGTTTTTGAGTGTCCTATAGTTGCGCACAAATTAACAAAAGAAGCTATGGAAAAGATGGATGATTCTTATCTGGAAAATATTGGAATGAAAAATTTTGAGGTAAAATTCCCGGACGTTGTGTTTGAAGAAGACTGGACATATGAAGATGGAATAAAGATTTACATATATCATGGTCCTGGCCATACACCGGATTCTTCTTACGTTTTTATTCCATCGGAAAATGTAGTTGTTGCAGGAGATACCATTGTTTCTGGAATTCATGCTGAGATAGTGTTTGATAGCAATATAGACTTGTGGTTGAAAACACTGGAAAAAATTCCAAAAGCTAAGTATATAGTACCTGGTCACGGGTTGATTGCTAAAGATGATGAAGTGATAAAAATGAAAGAGTATATATTAAAGCTCAGACAGCTTATTCGTGGAGAGTTGCTACCTTCCTCCCTGGAAAATGATCAAAATTTCAGCATGAGAACACATCCAGAACTTCTGGAGTGGGGATTAGAAAACTTTTTTTAAATTTTCAATGAAATATACCATCAATAAATGTTATAATAAAAACAGGTGAAAAGTATTTTTATTTTGACGAATAGGATTGGAGAAATGGATTAAATAATGAAAAATTCAGGGAAGTACTTGTAGAAAGATGTTATAGATTTTTGTGGATTGTGAGCGAGAAGATGAAAGAAAAGTTTGAAAAACATAAACTTCTTATTTTAGAAACCATACCACCTCGATCAGTCACTGTAAAAAAATATATCAGATTTTGTGAGATGGCAATTAATAGAGGAGTAGATGTTATAGCTATAACAGATCTTCCTATGGGGAAAGTGAAAATCTCTCCAATTGCTCCAGCCCATGTTTTATGTGAAAATAATATTGATATTTTAATGCATTTTACACGAACTACAAGGAATATTATAAGAATCGAAGGAGACCTCCTTGCCGCTCATATGCTTGGGGTTAATAATATTTTAATACTTTCTGGAGATGACCCCTCTTTTGGTACTTATCCATTTGCGACTCGTGTGGATGACCTCAGCATTTATGAACTATTTAAGCTTGTCAAATTGCTTAATGAGGGGAAAGATCTTGCTGGGAATAGAATATGTGGTAATGCAAATTTTTATTTTGGAGGCGTGTTTAGTCTATATGAAAAAGCTGCGGAAGTTACAATAGAAAGAATGAATAAAAAAATAAAGAATGGCTCTTCCTTTTTTGTATCACAGCCTATCATGGAACCAGAGATATTTTTAAGATTCTGGGATATTGCAAGAAAAACTCTTTTGCCAACCAAACTTGTACTTTCTTTAATAGTTCTTGAAAGTGTTGAGCGAATGATGTATTTTTCGACAGTTCCAGGAATTTTTATCCCTTCTTTTTATAAAAATATAAACGATGATAACATTTTATATGAATTGTCTTTAGAAGCTATTTTTAATACTATAAAGCTTACTTATGAGATAGTGTCAGGATATTACATTACAGCAACAACAAAAAATTTAGATACAATTGAGAAAATTGCGCGATATATTAAGAATTTTTGTTCTTAATTAATATGCTATGGTAAAATGACTTTGAAAGGAAACATAAATTGGTTTGGTAAAGGTATGGAGGGATTATTATGAATGTACCTAAAATAGTTAAAATGAAAGGTAAAGAAAAAATAGTAATGGCTACTGCTTATGATGCACCTACCGCCCGTATTTTACAGGATGCTGGTATTGATATTATACTTGTAGGTGATTCTCTTGGAAATAATGTTTTGGGGTATGATAGTACGATTCCAGTTACAATGGAAGAAATGTTGATACATGTAAAAGCGGTAAGAAGAGGGGCAGATAACGCATTTATAGTAGCGGATATGCCTTTTTTGTCTTATGGTGTTAGCGTAGAAGAAGGAATAAAAAATGCAGGGTTATTTATGAAAGCAGGTGCAAATGCAGTTAAACTGGAAGGTGGGCGTGAATTTTCTGAACTTATAGGGAAATTGATATCCATAGGTATTCCTGTTATGGGGCATCTTGGTTTTACTCCTCAATCTCTAAATGTTGTAGGAGGTTATAAGGTTCGGGGTAAAGCAACAGAAGAAAAAGAAAGATTACTGGAAGATGCATCTATTCTGGAAGAAACTGGTGTATTCAGTATAGTTCTGGAGATGGTAATTGAAAATGTTGCAAAAGAGGTAACGGAAACTATTTCTATTCCAACAATAGGCATTGGCTCAGGTCGTTATTGTGATGGACAGGTTCTAGTTTTTCACGATATTGTTGGATTAAATCCTGATTTTAAACCAAAGTTTGCAAAAAGATATATGAACGCGTATGAGGAAATGCTAAAGGCGGTGTCACAGTTTAAAGATGAAGTAAAAAACAGAACTTTTCCCGCTGAAGAGCACAAATTTTAATCTGGAGGAAGAGAGCATGCATGTTTTGTTGGGAGTTTCAAGTGGCATAGCCATTTATAAAGCGGTGGATCTTGTTAGCAAATTCAGGAAAGAAGGTTATGAAACAAATGTTATTATGACTAAAAATGCAAAAAATTTAATAGCACCGGCTGTTTTTTCAGCGGTTGGGAATTGTAATGTGTATACAGATACTTTTGATGTAGATTCTGGATGGATAACTCATACAGAGCTATCAAGAAAAGCAAGTGTGTTTGTCGTTGCACCTGCAACAGCGAATATAATTGGTAAAATAGCAAATGGAATAGCAGACGATCTTTTATCAACAATAGCAATTGCTGTTCCAGATAAGACTCCTAAGGTTATTGTACCAACCATGAATACAAGAATGTATGAAAACAACATTGTTCAGGAAAATTTAGAAAAGCTTAGAAAGATAGGATGGTATGTAGTAGAGCCGGAGGTAGGTCATTTAGCATGTGGTGAAATAGGAAAAGGAAGGTATCCTGAAAATGAAAAAATATTGGAGGTTGTAAAGTTTTTAACTTCGAAAAAAAAATTGAAAGATAAAAAAGTACTGATTACAGCAGGTCCAACTGTGGAAAGTATAGATCCTGTAAGGTTTATTTCAAATCATTCAAGTGGAAAGATGGGATACGCGATAGCTACTGTTGCTAAGAGGTTGGGAGGAAATGTAACATTGATTTCTGGCCCAACTTCTTTAAAAAAACCGTACCTTGTCGATGAGTTTATAGAGGTTGTTAGTGCAGAAGAGATGTTTAATGAAACGATAATGAGATTCGAGAAAACAGATATTGTTATTATGGTAGCTGCAGTAGCTGATTACAAACCAAAAGAAGTAAGAAAACATAAGATAAAAAAGCAGGGAGATATGGTATTAGAACTTGTTAGAACAAAAGATATTCTCAAAGAAATAGGCAGAAGAAAAAGTCATCAATTAATTGTTGGATTTGCAGCAGAAACAGAAAACATTGTGGAAAATGCTCGAAAAAAACTTGAAGAGAAAAAAGTTGACATGATAATAGCAAATAATGCAACGAAAGTTATGGGAAGTGACAATAGTCATGCTTTTATAATTACTCGTAATCAAGTTGTTGAAGTAGAAGGGAGTAAAGAAGAAGTTGCGGAAAAGATATTTGAGTTTATCTATTAGAGTTAGCATAATGTTTTTTTTGTTTATTTCTTTTTCCGCTTTTTCTGTCTCAGTTGAAAAAGTGATCTACACGGGAACGGCGTATACTTTCCGCAATACAGTATGGGATAATTATTTAGTTTTAACAAGTTCACTTGAAAGAAAAGTTGTTATAGTTGATCTTGAAAGTAGAGAAATTTATAAAGTAAAATCAAATGTGGGAATTTATCCTGTAATTTCATATATTTATAAAGAGTTTCTTATGGTTATTGATGGGGTGGGAAAACAGTTACTTCTTTACAATGTGAAGAATATGAGTCTAATAAAGAATTATGAATTAAAAGCAAAGCCAATATTTAGTGAGAGAGTAGGCAATTATGTTTATATACTCGATATTAAAGGTAATATCTTTGGATTTGATTTTAACTTGAATATTATTTATTCCTATAATTTTATAGACAGTCCCACTTACTTTTATTTTTACAAAGGAAAGCCCATAGGATTAATTTTATGGGACAAAACGAAAGATTTTGAGCTGGATAGAAAGTTTTTCAATTATGACTTAATTACACCTTCTATAGTTGTTAATTCTTATTTGGTTGATACAAGGGGCGGTAAAATCCTGAATCTGGAGGGCGGGAAGATAAACAAGATTTCATCGTATCTCTCTTTTGCAACAATGTGGGATTCCTATTTAGTTGTCGGATCGTTATATACCAGGAAAATATATTTTTTAAAAAGTGATAAAATATATAAAGAAATAGAGTTGAAGTATCAACCTACTTTAGGTTTAGTAAGTGAAAAATACCTGGTTGCTTTATCTGCATCAGACAATAAATTAATGTTGTACGATGGTCAAAAAGTGTTATATTATGATACTGGAAAATATCCAATCTCAGTTTTTAAAATATCCAATGGAATAGTAGTTGTATGTGCTGATTTTGGTGAGGTATGGTTCTACAAATTTTAGTGCTGTAGGAAGAAGGAGGTTGTGTTATGAATGTAAAGAAATGGGTTGTTACACATTTTCCAACTATTAAGAAGGGTGCATCTGTTGGAGATGCTCTTCATACGATGAGAGAGTATGCCTGCGATTATTGTATTGCGTTGGATGAGGAAGAAAAATTCGACGGAGTATTATACAAAAGTAGTATCTGGGAAGCAAATATGGATGAAAAAATAGACGATTATATAACTTTTCCGGATTTTTACGTTGTTGAAGATTCAAATGTAGAAGAAGCCGCATTAATGATGATAGAAAATCGAGATCAAATATTGCCTGTAGTAAACAACAACGCAGAAGTAATAGGAGTTCTTGGAGTCCAGGAGATTTTGGAAGCATTTACAGAACTTTCCGCTATGGATGAGCCCGGGATAAGAATAATTCTTGAACTTGCTGATAGGCCTGGAGAGTTAAAGAGAATAATAGATGTTCTGGCAAATAACCAGGTAAATATACTTTCAATTTTAACTCTTAAAGATGAGAATAGTAAACGTCAAATCTCCATAAAAGTCGATAGTGATGATCCGGAAAGCATCGCGAGCCTTCTGGAGATATACGAAATAAAATATCTTTCTATAATCGAGGAGGAAGGCTTTTAAAGGGGTTTTAAAAATTGGAAGTAATTTTCAGATTTGAAAAATTTGAAGGGCCACTCGATTTGATACTTTTTCTTGTTAAAAAAAAGCAAATTAGTATAAGGGAAATACCTATTTCCCAGCTTGCTGATGAATTTTTAAGCTATATAGAAAGAATGAAACGGATGAATCTGTCCATAGCTTCTGAATTTATTGTTACAGCATCATATTTGATGGAATTAAAATCCAGAAGTTTGTTACCGAGAAGCAATGTCGATCCTGAACTTCAAGCAAAGAAAGAACGATTCTATACTCAGGTGGAGCAATATGCTAAACTTAAAGAGTACGTTGAAAAAGTTAAAAATGTTGATCCATCAACTATTAAAAGGTTCCCGGTAAATGTTCAGGTGATATTTCCTAAAATAAATGAGAAGCGTTTAAAAAAAATCATTTCGAGTGTGGTTCATGAAATAGAAATTAAGAAAAAAGTTTATGAAATAAAACGAGAAGAACTTCTTGTAGAAAATGTGATGGATGAAATTCTTGAAAATTGGCTGGACAATGATATTTATAGTATTTTGAAAGTTTCTCAAAGTAAATATGAACTTATAGTTAGATTTTTAGCGGTATTAGAACTTATTCGTCTGGGGTATGCTTTGCTTGATGAAGAATTTATTTTAAAGCGAGTGGTGAAAAATGGACAAAAAGCTAATAGCAATGGTTGAAGCAATAATATTTGCATCACGTGGGATAGAAATGGAGAAAGTGAGACAGCTAGTAGATTGTGATTTTGACACATTAGACCGTGTAATAAGAATCATTCAAGAGAAGTATAAAGACGAGGCTCACGGGATTGAACTCAAAATAATAGACGGGTTTCTAAGGTTCTATGCAAAAAAAGATTATGCAAAAATATTAAGTAAAGTGGTCAAGAGACGTTCTTTACACAGCCTTACAGAGTCTCAACTGGAAATAGTCTTATTGTTAGCAAGCAATAAGAAGATGACTAAATCAGAATTAGATAATTTTCGTGGGAAGGATTCTTACGCGATTCTAAAACAGTTGTTATCAAATGGTGTTGTTAAAAGGCGAAAAAAGGGGAGAAGTTATATCTATTCTTTAACTGAAACTTTTAGAGATGAAACAATGATAGATGATATTTTATCTGATATCGGAGGTGTTGTTTTTGACAGTTCAGGAAGCAAAGTATCTTTCCAAAAAAATAATGGAGAGCGGTGAAGTACCATTATTGGTTGGACATTTCGGTGTTGGTAAGACTGACATAGCACGTGAAATTGCGGAAGAATCTGGAAGAGAATTAATAATTCTTGTATTATCGCAAATGGAACCAGGAGATTTAATAGGTCTTCCCTCCAGATCTGAAGGAAAAACGATCTTTTTAGCTCCAGATTGGTGGCCTGAAAATGATAATTGCATAATTTTCCTTGATGAAATAAATCGTTCTCATAGGAGCATTAGAAATGCTATTATGCAGCTTCTTATTGACAGACGAATTCATAATCATGTATTGCCGGATGGGGTATGGATAATCGCTTCGATGAATCCTCCAGATGAAGATTACGATCAGGTTGATTTAATAACTGATCCTGCATTTCTCTCGAGGTTTTTTATACTTGAGATATCGCCTCATGTAGATGAGTGGCTTAAGTGGGCGGACAAGTATGATGTTCCTGAAGAAATAAAAGAATTTATAAAAGGAAATCCCGAATTTCTTGCTACATCTTCGCCGGTATCTTTAAAGGCAAATATAAAACCCAGTCCAAGGAGTTGGTTTAAGCTTGGGAAAGTGCTAAAAAACATGAGCGACGAGGAAAAAGAGAAATACGCTTATTTCATAGCATCTGGTATTCTTGGGCCTGAAGTAGCAAAGACATTTTATGATAATACATTTTCCTCTGTTCCAACAGCACGCGAAATATTATTGGCTGGAAAAATTCCTTCTAATAATAACAAAATTCATATAACAAATTCCATGATAATAAGGATTGTTGATTTCTTTTCCTCTATTGACGAAAGCACAGGAAAGGAAATGTTTGCTCAGGTCGATACAATAGCGCATAATTTACTAAAACTTTCGCGACAGGTTCCAAAAGACAGCTTTTTCAGTCTTGTCAGACTGTTGAACGAGCTTTCTAATGAACCAGGGATAAAAGGTGAACTATGTGATAAACTACTTGAAAAAATAAGCTATGATGCTTGATAGATTTTTATTCAAGAGTATAGAATCTTTCCTGTGGACTTACAATTTCAGTAATTCTTACTCCAAAGTTTTCATCGATTACCACGACTTCGCCACGGGCGATTAATTTACCATT
This window encodes:
- the scpB gene encoding SMC-Scp complex subunit ScpB, whose amino-acid sequence is MDKKLIAMVEAIIFASRGIEMEKVRQLVDCDFDTLDRVIRIIQEKYKDEAHGIELKIIDGFLRFYAKKDYAKILSKVVKRRSLHSLTESQLEIVLLLASNKKMTKSELDNFRGKDSYAILKQLLSNGVVKRRKKGRSYIYSLTETFRDETMIDDILSDIGGVVFDSSGSKVSFQKNNGER
- a CDS encoding AAA family ATPase yields the protein MTVQEAKYLSKKIMESGEVPLLVGHFGVGKTDIAREIAEESGRELIILVLSQMEPGDLIGLPSRSEGKTIFLAPDWWPENDNCIIFLDEINRSHRSIRNAIMQLLIDRRIHNHVLPDGVWIIASMNPPDEDYDQVDLITDPAFLSRFFILEISPHVDEWLKWADKYDVPEEIKEFIKGNPEFLATSSPVSLKANIKPSPRSWFKLGKVLKNMSDEEKEKYAYFIASGILGPEVAKTFYDNTFSSVPTAREILLAGKIPSNNNKIHITNSMIIRIVDFFSSIDESTGKEMFAQVDTIAHNLLKLSRQVPKDSFFSLVRLLNELSNEPGIKGELCDKLLEKISYDA
- a CDS encoding CBS domain-containing protein; this translates as MNVKKWVVTHFPTIKKGASVGDALHTMREYACDYCIALDEEEKFDGVLYKSSIWEANMDEKIDDYITFPDFYVVEDSNVEEAALMMIENRDQILPVVNNNAEVIGVLGVQEILEAFTELSAMDEPGIRIILELADRPGELKRIIDVLANNQVNILSILTLKDENSKRQISIKVDSDDPESIASLLEIYEIKYLSIIEEEGF
- the panB gene encoding 3-methyl-2-oxobutanoate hydroxymethyltransferase codes for the protein MNVPKIVKMKGKEKIVMATAYDAPTARILQDAGIDIILVGDSLGNNVLGYDSTIPVTMEEMLIHVKAVRRGADNAFIVADMPFLSYGVSVEEGIKNAGLFMKAGANAVKLEGGREFSELIGKLISIGIPVMGHLGFTPQSLNVVGGYKVRGKATEEKERLLEDASILEETGVFSIVLEMVIENVAKEVTETISIPTIGIGSGRYCDGQVLVFHDIVGLNPDFKPKFAKRYMNAYEEMLKAVSQFKDEVKNRTFPAEEHKF
- a CDS encoding polysaccharide pyruvyl transferase family protein, translated to MKNLLLIGYYGFGNLGDEMMVSTIKDFLLSQGFNVNIPVPKEKILNQKQFNRFNILKLFENILKADAIICGGGGVLQDKTSFKSFFYYYSIFEFSLLMRKPVIFFGNSFGPVRKKLSMLLLKRLLKQKKLYIFARDPVSSKYASQHNSHTFLATDPAIRFLSKLDITPSKRTDTAVIIPRKFRSYIPVLLNLKHLGFKNIIFLPFAPEDEILAKRLANFSIKGLNMSFSKPEEAIEKITKASVIISERFHGSLTAAYFDIPFISVKDEKFRRFITPYLPVYPGFAFDILDAAKKIELVLNESFSLKGSLLEACEGMYTKFGELLHNLV
- a CDS encoding ABC transporter ATP-binding protein, whose product is MSLSSVVLKTKNLNFSYGTFSVKNINISVKKGSFVGIIGPNGAGKSTILKLISRILKCDDGTIEVFGNDISHISRRKLASYISFVRQEFSPAFEFKVREIVEMGGLHRKRSFFSGYENKNKLEEALGLVELSDFKERYFSTLSGGEQRRVLIARALYQGSPIIIVDELTAHLDISQAIHIAEILKKLTDSGKSVLAAFHNINIAAKYCDYIYGLKDGKLCLEGVPHKVITSENFKLLYNSKVEVIYHPKNNYPVVLY
- a CDS encoding segregation and condensation protein A, which translates into the protein MEVIFRFEKFEGPLDLILFLVKKKQISIREIPISQLADEFLSYIERMKRMNLSIASEFIVTASYLMELKSRSLLPRSNVDPELQAKKERFYTQVEQYAKLKEYVEKVKNVDPSTIKRFPVNVQVIFPKINEKRLKKIISSVVHEIEIKKKVYEIKREELLVENVMDEILENWLDNDIYSILKVSQSKYELIVRFLAVLELIRLGYALLDEEFILKRVVKNGQKANSNG
- a CDS encoding MBL fold metallo-hydrolase, with translation MIRNISEHVYVIENEIASNSTLVIGKSGCILIDTTLFPEKAKKIKDFAKEISGKRIELVINTHYHPDHTFGNHVFECPIVAHKLTKEAMEKMDDSYLENIGMKNFEVKFPDVVFEEDWTYEDGIKIYIYHGPGHTPDSSYVFIPSENVVVAGDTIVSGIHAEIVFDSNIDLWLKTLEKIPKAKYIVPGHGLIAKDDEVIKMKEYILKLRQLIRGELLPSSLENDQNFSMRTHPELLEWGLENFF
- the coaBC gene encoding bifunctional phosphopantothenoylcysteine decarboxylase/phosphopantothenate--cysteine ligase CoaBC, with the protein product MHVLLGVSSGIAIYKAVDLVSKFRKEGYETNVIMTKNAKNLIAPAVFSAVGNCNVYTDTFDVDSGWITHTELSRKASVFVVAPATANIIGKIANGIADDLLSTIAIAVPDKTPKVIVPTMNTRMYENNIVQENLEKLRKIGWYVVEPEVGHLACGEIGKGRYPENEKILEVVKFLTSKKKLKDKKVLITAGPTVESIDPVRFISNHSSGKMGYAIATVAKRLGGNVTLISGPTSLKKPYLVDEFIEVVSAEEMFNETIMRFEKTDIVIMVAAVADYKPKEVRKHKIKKQGDMVLELVRTKDILKEIGRRKSHQLIVGFAAETENIVENARKKLEEKKVDMIIANNATKVMGSDNSHAFIITRNQVVEVEGSKEEVAEKIFEFIY
- a CDS encoding methylenetetrahydrofolate reductase, with the translated sequence MKEKFEKHKLLILETIPPRSVTVKKYIRFCEMAINRGVDVIAITDLPMGKVKISPIAPAHVLCENNIDILMHFTRTTRNIIRIEGDLLAAHMLGVNNILILSGDDPSFGTYPFATRVDDLSIYELFKLVKLLNEGKDLAGNRICGNANFYFGGVFSLYEKAAEVTIERMNKKIKNGSSFFVSQPIMEPEIFLRFWDIARKTLLPTKLVLSLIVLESVERMMYFSTVPGIFIPSFYKNINDDNILYELSLEAIFNTIKLTYEIVSGYYITATTKNLDTIEKIARYIKNFCS